Part of the Pedobacter roseus genome is shown below.
GAATACCAGGCGATGAAAAACTCAGTTAAATAAGCTACACCTACGATTGATCCGGTTAAAATGATGATTTTGTTCATCGACTCGATGTGGAACATGGTGATGTAGTTCTCTAAACCCAATACTTTACGTGCAACCAATAATAAGGTTAATACCATCGCAAAGCCCGAGAAAATCGCACCCGCCACGAAATATGGAGGGAAGATGGTGGTGTGCCATCCAGGGATTACCGATGTTGCAAAGTCCATTGATACAATTGTGTGTACCGAAAGTACAAGTGGTGTAGAGATACCGGCTAAGATTAACGACACCGCTTCGAAACGTTGCCATGTTTTAACACTTCCACTCCATCCGAAAGAGAAGATAGAATAGATTTTTCTACGTGTGCCCACTGCACGGTCGCGGATGGTAGCAATATCTGGCAATAAACCTGTGTACCAGAATAATAATGATACAGAGAAGTATGTAGAGATTGCAAACATATCCCACACCAATGGTGAGTTAAAGTTTACCCAAAGGGATCCGAACTGGTTTGGCAAAGGTAATACCCAATAAGCCAACCATGGACGGCCCATGTGTGATACTACGTAAGTTGCGGCACAGATTACGGCGAAAATCGTCATCGCCTCTGCCGAACGGTTGATGGAGTTACGCCAGTTCTGACGGAAGAGTAATAGTACTGCTGAAATTAGTGTTCCAGCGTGACCGATACCTACCCACCATACGAAACCGGTGATATCCCAAGCCCAACCTACTGTTTTATTTAAGCCCCATGCTCCGATACCGTTCCAAAAGGTGTAGCTTACTGCAACCACCCAAAGTAAAGCACCTAATGAAGCAAAGGTGAAACCAATCCACCAAGCTTTGTTTGGCTTATTTTCTACCGGCATCAAAATATCATCCGTAATTTTAGCATACGTGATATTATCGCCGGTAATTAATGGTTCTCTAAGTATTGATTCGTTATGTCCTGACATAATTTGTATTTTCTTTATGCTAAAGCTTACGCTTGTACTTTTGTATCTGTATTTCTAATCTTAGTCATATATCCGATACCTGGTTTCACGTTGATTTCTTCTAATACGTAGTAGATACGCTCAGAACGTAATGCTTTTGAAACCTCTGAATTAGGATCGTTTGAATCACCAAATATGATTGCATTTGCTGAACAAGCTTCTTGACAAGCCATTTTAATATCGCCATCTTTTAATGGACGTTTTTCCATTTTAGCCTGTAATTTGCCACCTTGTATACGTTGGATACACATTGAGCATTTCTCCATAACACCACGTGAACGTGTAGTTACATCAGGGTTTAAAACTAATTGGGTAAACTCGTTATTTAAATAGTTATCGAAACGAGAATCGTTCCAGTAATTGAACCAGTTGAAACGACGTACTTTGTACGGACAGTTGTTTGCACAATAACGTGTGCCTACGCAACGGTTATAAGCCATGTGGTTTAAACCATCTGATGAGTGTACCGTAGCCAATACCGGACAAACTGTTTCGCAAGGTGCGTGATCACAGTGTTGGCACAACATTGGTTGGTGAACAACAGAAACATGGTCTAAATCTTCTAACTTAGCAATTTCTTTCTCTTTGGTTACATCACCAGTTGGTGTTTCGTAGCTATAATAACGGTCGATACGGATCCAGTGCATCTCGCGACGACGGCGAACCTCATCACGGCCTACAACCGGAATGTTGTTTTCTACGTTACAGGCAACAATACAAGAACCACAACCTGTACAAGCATTCAAATCGATTGCCATTACCCAGTTGTTACCTGGTTTTTCGTATTGATCCCAAAGATCGTAATCTTTATGCTCGCCTTTTTCGTTACCAGCTCCAGGATTTTTTAAGTATGCTGCGAAAGTAGCTTCTTTAATCACTGCACGGCCCTCGAAAGAGTGGTGAGTTTGTGTTTGTGCAAGCTCATAGTAACCGCCTGTTGGGGTAATGGTTACGTTTGTAGCATATTGCATGGTTCCGTTTACAAAAGAAACAAAAGGGAAGGCATTTTTACCTACATCGTTACCTGCTTTACCAACTTTGGTACGGCCATAACCTACAGCTATAGATGCAGTTCCTTGTGCCTGTCCTGGCTGGATTAACACCGGAAGATCTACTGAATATCCGTTGCTACCTTTAACAGATACAACATCAAATTCTTTAACTTTTAATTTCTCTGCAGTTTTAGGTGCAAGGGCAACAAAGTTATCCCAGGTTACTTTAGATACCGGATCAGGTAATTCTTGTAAGAATGCGTTATTGGCATTTTTACCATCACGCATCGGTACGTTTTCGTAAACCTGTAACTCAATCTGATCGCCACCTTTAAAAGCTTTACTGCTGTTTGCAATTGAAGTTGCAACAGCACCTAATGATAAGGTAAAGCTATAAGTACCAGCAGGTTTAGCTGCTACAGTAATAACACCTTTCTCTAATACCTCGTCCCACTTCAATCCAGCAGCTGGTAATACTTTAGCTTCCCAGTTGCTGCGTACAAACTGATAGTAATCTTTAACCGGAGCATCAGCCCAGGTTAATAAACTTTCTTCTGCCTGACGGCTATTGAAAACAGGGTTAATGGTTGGCTGTACGATAGAGTAATATCCTTCGTAAGCGTTTGCATCACCCCATGATTCTAAATAGTTATGGTTAATAGCGATGGCATCACAAAGTGTAGCAGTTTCATCAGCACGGTCTGAGAATGAAATTTTCGCAGGAACCTTAGCCAATGCATCAGTAAATGCTTTTGTATTCGCTGCATCGTAAGCAGGGTTACTGTTTAAAAATAAAACAGCACCAACTTCGCCACGGCTCATTTCAGCAACTAAACCGTTAAATTCGGCATCGTTACCAGCATATAGGTGGCAAACATTATCTAAATCGATAGTAGTACCATAACTTCCGATAGCGGCGTTAATGGCATTTACTAAAATTTGTGTAGAAACATCGTTCGAACCGCAAACTACAAGGCCTTTACCTTTATTTTGCAATAATTCTTTTGCTGCCAGTTTAATTACTTTATCAGCAGTGGTGTTGTTACCCAACGTTCCGCCTGGTAAAGCAGCACCAGTAATGGCATTATATAAAGCAATTAAGGCAGGACCTTCTTCCGATAATTTAACCGGAACACGGGTATCTGCATTGGTACCAGTTAAGCTCATTCCACTTTCGAACTGAATGTGGCGGCTCATTTTTTTATTTTCTAACGATTTGTAGTTACGGTTAGCAGTGTATTGAGAAGTAAACTCCTCGCCACTGATCCATGTGCCTAAGAAATCGGCACCGAAACTTACAATTAAGTCAGCCTTATCAAAGTTATATTTTGGTAAAACAGCTTTACCGAAACTGTTTTGATTGGCCTGGATAATACCGGTATAAGAAACCGCATCATACTGTACCAATTTAGCAGCAGGATATTTAGTCACAAACTGTGCAATTACTGCATTAGTTGATGGGCTGTTTACCGTTGATGCTACAATACGGATTTTCTTTCCACCAGCCTGTGCTTTTGCCAACTCGCCTTTTACATAGCTGTCGATTTTTGCCCAGGTTGTTTCTTCAACCTGTCCACCTTTTACGGTTGCAGGTGCTTTTAGTTTAGATACATCGTATAAATCTAATACAGAAGCCTGCGCTCTTGCATCGGTACCGCAGTTAAACTGACCCGCATTTGGATTTGGTTCAATTTTAATCGGACGGCCTTCTCTCGTTTTAACCAAAATACTCTGGCCATTAAAGCTAGAAGTATAGAAGTTAGGAATACCCGGAGTTACTTCTTCAGGTTTTACCAGATAAGGAATTGATTTTTTTAACGGTGTACTTTGGCAGGCAGCTAATGTAACCGCACCTAAACCAAAACCTAACGCCTTTAAAAAGTCGCGGCGTGGGGTAACGGTACTTAACCCTGCTTCATTTAAAACATCTTCTATTGGAAGTGGCTCGGCGAATTCGTTTTTGTTATTCTTAACAAAATCGGGTGTATTGTTATACTCCTCTAAGCCTTTCCAGTATTTTTTATTGCTTTCCATTTAAGCTATATTACTGTTTATCGAACGTTCTTACTAAACTCTAATCTATTAATAGTGGCATTTACCACACTCTAAACCACCCAATAATGCTGGTGTGATTTTCTCGCCTTTTTTAATTTTCTCGTGCGCTTCGATAACCTTAGCGTAGAAAGCATTGTTTTTCTGACCAGAAATATCTGTTTCTTTATGGCAGTTAATACACCATTTCATGGTTAATGGAGAATATTGATAAATTTCTTCCATGGTATTAACCGGACCGTGACAAGCGAAACACACAGGCTCGTTTGGTTGTAATCCTTTTGCTTTACGGATTGCATCTTCAGCAACAACTACGTGCTGAGAGTGGTTGAAGTAAGCAAAATCAGGTAGATTGTGTACACGTACCCACTCCATTGGTTTTGATTTACTTTCGTCGTATTTCTGCGTTTCAGGATCGTAACCTAAAGCACTATAGATTTTTTTGATCTCCGGAGAAATCTCACCATCATATTTATCTCTTGCCTGAACAGCTTTGTGACAGTTCATACAAACGTTTAATGAAGGGATAGTTGCATTTTTAGATTTAAACGCTCCGTTGTGGCAATACTGACAATCGATCTGATTGATACCAGCGTGCAACTCATGTGAGAATTTAATTGGCTGAACTGGTTGGTAACCGGTATGAACACCAGTATTCCACATGCCCATCCAACCGAAAGAACCTAAA
Proteins encoded:
- a CDS encoding c-type cytochrome, producing the protein MRDISMILKSVWKSLFVFSAISVIAVSTVNAQDAKEGRTLFKAKCSSCHALDHKVIGPALEGVSDRHPEAFLLKWIPNNAAMIAAGDPAAVKLFNDNGKVAMTTFPELDEAKVKDILAYIKEGEPKAAVDPNAPKAGVEDNGTSGLSLAGIVAIVVLAVVILVILGRASKLLERLILQKQGIEIEEDVPLKVGVRKMFKNKKFVMFFILCLIICLGSFGWMGMWNTGVHTGYQPVQPIKFSHELHAGINQIDCQYCHNGAFKSKNATIPSLNVCMNCHKAVQARDKYDGEISPEIKKIYSALGYDPETQKYDESKSKPMEWVRVHNLPDFAYFNHSQHVVVAEDAIRKAKGLQPNEPVCFACHGPVNTMEEIYQYSPLTMKWCINCHKETDISGQKNNAFYAKVIEAHEKIKKGEKITPALLGGLECGKCHY
- the nrfD gene encoding NrfD/PsrC family molybdoenzyme membrane anchor subunit — encoded protein: MSGHNESILREPLITGDNITYAKITDDILMPVENKPNKAWWIGFTFASLGALLWVVAVSYTFWNGIGAWGLNKTVGWAWDITGFVWWVGIGHAGTLISAVLLLFRQNWRNSINRSAEAMTIFAVICAATYVVSHMGRPWLAYWVLPLPNQFGSLWVNFNSPLVWDMFAISTYFSVSLLFWYTGLLPDIATIRDRAVGTRRKIYSIFSFGWSGSVKTWQRFEAVSLILAGISTPLVLSVHTIVSMDFATSVIPGWHTTIFPPYFVAGAIFSGFAMVLTLLLVARKVLGLENYITMFHIESMNKIIILTGSIVGVAYLTEFFIAWYSGSEYEQYAFINRSTGPYWWAYWMMMTCNVISPQLLWFKKIRLSIRATWILSIVVNIGMWFERFVIIVTSLHRDYIPSSWAMFYPTWVDISVFVGSIGLFFTLFLLFLRVLPSIAIAEVKLLLKSASEQAKMKQIKEGHENKEYVAEYIESLEKFDSVKQEDYAKI
- a CDS encoding TAT-variant-translocated molybdopterin oxidoreductase, with the translated sequence MESNKKYWKGLEEYNNTPDFVKNNKNEFAEPLPIEDVLNEAGLSTVTPRRDFLKALGFGLGAVTLAACQSTPLKKSIPYLVKPEEVTPGIPNFYTSSFNGQSILVKTREGRPIKIEPNPNAGQFNCGTDARAQASVLDLYDVSKLKAPATVKGGQVEETTWAKIDSYVKGELAKAQAGGKKIRIVASTVNSPSTNAVIAQFVTKYPAAKLVQYDAVSYTGIIQANQNSFGKAVLPKYNFDKADLIVSFGADFLGTWISGEEFTSQYTANRNYKSLENKKMSRHIQFESGMSLTGTNADTRVPVKLSEEGPALIALYNAITGAALPGGTLGNNTTADKVIKLAAKELLQNKGKGLVVCGSNDVSTQILVNAINAAIGSYGTTIDLDNVCHLYAGNDAEFNGLVAEMSRGEVGAVLFLNSNPAYDAANTKAFTDALAKVPAKISFSDRADETATLCDAIAINHNYLESWGDANAYEGYYSIVQPTINPVFNSRQAEESLLTWADAPVKDYYQFVRSNWEAKVLPAAGLKWDEVLEKGVITVAAKPAGTYSFTLSLGAVATSIANSSKAFKGGDQIELQVYENVPMRDGKNANNAFLQELPDPVSKVTWDNFVALAPKTAEKLKVKEFDVVSVKGSNGYSVDLPVLIQPGQAQGTASIAVGYGRTKVGKAGNDVGKNAFPFVSFVNGTMQYATNVTITPTGGYYELAQTQTHHSFEGRAVIKEATFAAYLKNPGAGNEKGEHKDYDLWDQYEKPGNNWVMAIDLNACTGCGSCIVACNVENNIPVVGRDEVRRRREMHWIRIDRYYSYETPTGDVTKEKEIAKLEDLDHVSVVHQPMLCQHCDHAPCETVCPVLATVHSSDGLNHMAYNRCVGTRYCANNCPYKVRRFNWFNYWNDSRFDNYLNNEFTQLVLNPDVTTRSRGVMEKCSMCIQRIQGGKLQAKMEKRPLKDGDIKMACQEACSANAIIFGDSNDPNSEVSKALRSERIYYVLEEINVKPGIGYMTKIRNTDTKVQA